From one Equus asinus isolate D_3611 breed Donkey chromosome 5, EquAss-T2T_v2, whole genome shotgun sequence genomic stretch:
- the LOC106845698 gene encoding olfactory receptor 5H2-like, with amino-acid sequence MEMENATLLTEFILSGLIYQHKWHIPLFLVFLVIYFTTIVGNLVLIALVWNDPQLHIPMYLFLGSLAFVDACLSSAVTSKMLVNFFATNKMISFSECLIQIFFFGIGVTTECFLLAAMAYDRYVAICQPLLYPVIMTNRLCIRLLVLSFFGGLLNVTTHVGLIFRLTFCKYNIIHHFYCDIMPLFKISCTDPSINFLMVFIFAGSIQVFTILTVLVSYTLVLFTILKRKSVQGFRKAFSTCGAHLLSVPLYYGPLAFRYVRPGSAQADDQDMVDSLFYTIIIPLLNPIIYSLRNKKVIDSLVKMLKRIF; translated from the coding sequence atggaaatggaaaatgcaaCATTGCTGACAGAGTTTATTCTCTCAGGACTTATTTATCAACACAAGTGGCACATCCCCCTGTTCCTGGTGTTCTTGGTTATTTATTTCACCACTATTGTGGGGAACCTTGTTCTGATTGCTCTCGTATGGAATGACCCTCAACTTCACATCCCTATGTACTTATTCCTTGGGAGTTTGGCTTTTGTAGATGCTTGCTTATCATCTGCAGTGACCTCCAAGATGCTGGTTAACTTCTTTGCCACAAATAAGATGATCTCTTTTTCTGAATGCTtgatacaaatttttttctttggaatCGGTGTAACCACGGAATGTTTTCTTTTGGCAGCAATGGCAtatgatcgctatgtggccataTGCCAACCTTTACTTTATCCTGTGATTATGACCAATAGACTATGCATTAGGCTgttagttttgtcattttttgGTGGGCTTCTTAATGTCACAACTCACGTTGGTCTTATATTCAGATTAACCTTCTGTAAATACAACATAATACATCACTTTTACTGTGACATTATGCCATTATTTAAGATTTCCTGTACTGACCCTTCTATTAATTTTCTGATGGTATTTATTTTTGCTGGGTCCATACAGGTGTTCACCATTCTGACTGTTCTTGTCTCTTATACACTTGTTCTCTTTACAATCTTAAAAAGGAAGTCTGTACAAGGTTTCAggaaagccttctccacctgtggagCCCATCTTTTATCTGTCCCTTTATACTATGGCCCTCTTGCCTTCAGGTATGTGCGCCCTGGATCTGCACAAGCAGATGATCAAGATATGGTGGACTCTCTATTTTATACTATCATCATTCCTTTGTTAAATCCAATAATCTACAGCCTGAGAAATAAGAAAGTCATAGATTCACTGGTCAAAATGTTAAAGAGAATTTTTTAG
- the LOC106824257 gene encoding olfactory receptor 5H2-like encodes MDAKNATFLTKFVLAGLSFQQEWHIHLFLVFLVIYLITIVGNLGLIALICNDPHLHIPMYLFLGSLAFMDAWISSTVTPKILVNFFAKSKMMSISECVIQLFSFAFSATTECFLLAAMAYDRYLAICKPLLYPVIMTNRLCNKLLVLSFLGGLLHSLIHVGFLFRLTFCNYNIIHHFYCDIKPLFRISCTDPSINVLMVFISSGSIQVFTIMTVLVSYTLVLFTILKRKSIQGIRKAFSTCGAHLLSVSLYYGPLLFMYVRPGSTQADDQDMMDSLFYTVIIPLLNPIIYSLRNKKVIDSVAKMLKRNV; translated from the coding sequence ATGGATGCTAAAAATGCAACATTTCTGACAAAGTTTGTTCTAGCAGGACTTTCATTTCAACAGGAGTGGCACATCCACCTGTTCCTGGTGTTCTTGGTGATATATCTCATCACCATTGTGGGAAACCTTGGACTGATTGCACTCATCTGCAATGACCCTCACCTTCACATCCCCATGTACTTATTCCTTGGAAGTTTAGCCTTCATGGATGCTTGGATATCATCCACAGTGACCCCCAAGATTCTGGTCAACTTCTTTGCCAAGAGTAAGATGATGTCTATCTCTGAATGTGTGATacaattattttcctttgcattcagtGCAACCACAGAATGTTTTCTTTTGGCAGCAATGGCATATGATCGCTATTTGGCCATTTGCAAACCTTTACTTTATCCTGTGATTATGACCAACAGACTATGCAATAAGCTATTAGTTTTGTCCTTTTTAGGTGGCCTTCTTCATTCCTTAATTCATGTAGGTTTTTTGTTCAGATTAACCTTCTGTAATTACAACATAATACATCACTTTTACTGTGACATCAAGCCATTGTTTAGGATTTCCTGTACTGACCCTTCAATTAATGTTCTGatggtttttatttcctctgggtCAATACAAGTGTTCACCATCATGACAGTTCTTGTGTCGTATACACTTGTTCTCTttacaatcttaaaaagaaagtcTATACAAGGCATCAggaaagccttctccacctgtggagCACATCTCCTATCTGTCTCTTTATACTATGGCCCTCTTCTCTTCATGTATGTGCGCCCTGGATCAACACAAGCAGATGACCAAGATATGATGGACTCTCTATTTTACACTGTCATCATTCCTTTGTTAAATCCAATTATCTATAGCCTGAGAAATAAGAAAGTCATAGATTCAGTGGCAAAAATGTTAAAGAGAAATGTTTAG